In a single window of the Cumulibacter soli genome:
- a CDS encoding uracil-DNA glycosylase — protein MAQPIAELVHPEWLPVLTPVEANIAAMGEFLRAEVAAGRSYLPSGENILRAFSQPLSNIRVLIVGQDPYPTPGHAVGLCFSVAPDVRPIPRSLQNIYREYAADLGIDPPQHGDLSAWERNGVLLLNRCLSVQPGKPAAHRGKGWEAVTDAAIDGLVARGGPLVALLWGRDAQSLTPRLANTPIVASAHPSPMSADRGFFGSRPFSRVNELLQQQGGQPVDWRL, from the coding sequence ATGGCCCAGCCGATCGCGGAACTCGTCCACCCCGAGTGGCTACCGGTGCTCACGCCGGTCGAGGCGAATATCGCGGCGATGGGTGAATTCCTGCGGGCGGAGGTGGCCGCCGGCCGCTCGTACCTGCCGTCAGGGGAGAACATTCTGCGGGCGTTCTCGCAGCCGCTGTCGAATATCCGCGTGCTGATCGTGGGCCAGGATCCGTACCCCACCCCAGGGCATGCGGTCGGATTGTGCTTCTCGGTGGCGCCCGACGTACGACCTATCCCTCGATCGTTGCAGAACATTTACCGGGAGTACGCCGCTGATTTGGGGATCGACCCACCGCAGCACGGTGATCTGTCGGCGTGGGAGCGCAACGGTGTGTTGCTGCTGAACAGGTGCCTGAGCGTGCAGCCGGGCAAACCCGCCGCGCATCGTGGGAAGGGTTGGGAGGCCGTGACGGATGCCGCGATCGATGGCCTAGTTGCCCGCGGTGGCCCGCTGGTCGCGCTGCTGTGGGGGCGGGACGCCCAATCGCTCACGCCACGGTTGGCCAACACGCCGATCGTGGCCTCCGCGCACCCTTCGCCGATGAGCGCCGATCGCGGATTTTTCGGATCCCGCCCGTTCAGCCGGGTCAACGAACTCTTACAACAGCAGGGTGGGCAGCCGGTCGACTGGCGACTGTAG
- a CDS encoding OsmC family protein: protein MSDTRRAVSMTRVAPTKFTVTNVRGGQITTGSGEDPDFTPGELLLAAIGACTGVDTDILTSRRAEPVSFRVGVSGDKVTDDQGSHLVNLAVTFDVQFPDGPEGDAARDMLPKIVARSREKLCTVGRTVQIGTPIRDEFGPVSASPKP, encoded by the coding sequence GTGAGCGATACCCGTCGCGCGGTCTCGATGACCCGGGTCGCTCCGACGAAGTTCACGGTCACCAACGTTCGCGGCGGTCAGATCACGACCGGTTCGGGCGAGGACCCCGACTTCACTCCGGGGGAGTTACTGCTGGCCGCGATTGGAGCGTGCACCGGAGTCGATACCGACATCCTGACCTCCCGGCGCGCCGAGCCAGTCTCATTCCGCGTCGGGGTTAGCGGCGACAAGGTAACTGACGATCAGGGCAGTCACCTGGTGAATCTGGCGGTCACCTTCGACGTCCAGTTCCCGGACGGTCCCGAGGGCGACGCAGCGCGCGACATGCTGCCGAAGATTGTCGCGCGCTCGCGGGAGAAGTTATGCACGGTGGGGCGGACCGTGCAGATTGGTACGCCGATTCGTGATGAGTTCGGTCCGGTATCGGCCAGCCCGAAACCGTAA
- a CDS encoding ABC transporter substrate-binding protein, whose product MRIVRHLTAAAVALALPLAIAGCGSSEDDAASGDIVGAVDRGPTTDVRASDGGLKVVALGWSDGEIALDLGIEPIAIYDWQGHGEDNNGVGPWAADKFTGDAPEVIENTGTTYNYEQIELLEPDVILNVRASADPEVFDRLTEIAPVAAAPEGTADFAVDWATQTEIIGKAIGKESEATASIEETNASIEAVAEANPDFADKTFAYGAKFGDAYGAYLAGDARFDVFASMGFVPNPEVEALESQGFFASVPIEQAPALDADVAILTTIGVPFDELENDPVISSLDVVSSGRAILLEETSEINTALAAGTPESITLAVEGAEPLLVEAVAQLD is encoded by the coding sequence ATGAGGATCGTTCGTCATCTCACGGCGGCCGCCGTGGCACTCGCGCTACCGCTGGCCATCGCCGGATGCGGCTCTTCGGAGGACGACGCGGCATCCGGGGACATCGTCGGCGCCGTCGACCGCGGACCCACAACCGACGTGCGGGCTTCGGACGGCGGCTTGAAAGTCGTTGCTCTCGGCTGGTCCGACGGCGAAATCGCGCTGGACCTCGGCATTGAGCCGATCGCGATCTACGACTGGCAGGGCCACGGCGAGGACAACAACGGCGTGGGCCCCTGGGCCGCCGACAAGTTCACCGGCGATGCGCCCGAAGTCATCGAGAACACCGGGACCACCTACAACTACGAGCAGATCGAGTTGTTGGAGCCCGACGTCATCCTGAACGTGCGCGCGTCGGCAGACCCCGAAGTGTTCGATCGCCTGACCGAGATCGCGCCGGTCGCGGCAGCCCCCGAAGGCACTGCGGACTTCGCCGTCGACTGGGCAACACAGACCGAGATCATCGGCAAGGCGATCGGCAAGGAGTCCGAAGCAACCGCTTCGATCGAGGAGACGAATGCCTCGATCGAAGCCGTGGCGGAGGCGAATCCCGACTTCGCGGACAAGACCTTCGCGTACGGCGCGAAATTCGGCGACGCATACGGCGCGTACCTGGCCGGCGACGCTCGGTTCGACGTCTTTGCCTCCATGGGCTTCGTGCCCAACCCGGAGGTCGAGGCGTTGGAATCCCAAGGATTCTTCGCGTCGGTGCCGATCGAGCAAGCTCCTGCGCTCGACGCTGATGTCGCGATCCTGACGACTATCGGCGTACCGTTCGACGAGCTGGAGAACGATCCGGTGATCTCTTCGCTCGACGTGGTGAGTTCGGGGCGGGCGATTCTGCTGGAGGAGACCTCCGAAATCAACACCGCGCTCGCTGCTGGCACGCCCGAGTCGATCACGCTAGCGGTCGAAGGAGCGGAACCCCTACTAGTCGAAGCCGTCGCACAACTGGACTGA
- a CDS encoding flavin reductase family protein yields the protein MGTSDKAARLASAPVDADLFRSVLGNFASGVTIVTAMDDGEPVGLTAQSFTSLSLDPPLVMFCPKLTSTSWPRIEHAGHFAANILAEGQESLGMSFAKSGGDKFADVGWSAGLSGAPLLDGVLAYIDCQIEAVHPGGDHQIVIGRVLHLAADAGRKPLVYFRSAFESLRPRA from the coding sequence ATGGGTACGAGCGACAAAGCAGCACGTTTGGCGAGTGCTCCGGTCGATGCGGACCTGTTCCGCTCGGTGCTGGGGAACTTCGCCAGCGGCGTCACCATCGTGACTGCCATGGACGACGGTGAGCCGGTCGGGCTGACGGCCCAGTCGTTCACGTCGCTCTCGCTCGATCCCCCATTGGTCATGTTCTGCCCGAAGCTGACCTCGACGTCATGGCCGCGGATCGAGCACGCGGGGCACTTTGCGGCAAATATCCTCGCCGAGGGGCAAGAGTCGCTCGGTATGTCGTTTGCGAAATCCGGTGGCGATAAGTTCGCTGATGTCGGTTGGTCAGCCGGACTGTCCGGCGCCCCGTTACTGGACGGCGTCCTGGCCTACATCGATTGCCAGATCGAGGCGGTGCATCCCGGCGGCGATCACCAGATCGTGATCGGCCGGGTACTACACCTAGCCGCCGACGCCGGCCGTAAACCGTTGGTCTACTTCCGTAGCGCCTTCGAATCCCTACGCCCGCGCGCATAG
- the trxA gene encoding thioredoxin, producing MSTTELTTEGFEKAVTDNDIVFVDFWASWCGPCRSFAPVYEKVSEQHEDVVFGKVDTEAQQALAAAAQIQSIPTLMAFREGVMVFRQAGALGEKDFAGLVDAVKGLDMDEVRAEMAKQQGTAQ from the coding sequence ATGAGCACCACTGAACTGACCACCGAAGGCTTCGAGAAGGCCGTCACCGACAACGACATCGTCTTCGTTGACTTCTGGGCCTCATGGTGTGGTCCGTGTCGCTCGTTCGCGCCGGTCTACGAGAAGGTCTCCGAACAGCACGAAGACGTTGTTTTCGGCAAGGTCGACACTGAGGCACAGCAGGCGCTCGCCGCGGCGGCGCAGATTCAGTCGATCCCGACGCTCATGGCTTTCCGTGAGGGTGTCATGGTGTTTCGCCAGGCCGGAGCGTTGGGCGAGAAGGATTTCGCCGGGCTGGTCGACGCGGTGAAGGGTCTGGACATGGATGAAGTTCGGGCGGAGATGGCTAAGCAGCAGGGAACCGCGCAGTGA